cccattatggtctcatTGATATTGAagggactggacgcagactgggaagtCACTTCGTTGATTGCCTCGGCTTTATCCGCTAAGGTGGCGGGGCTCTCCTAGAGGCCACCCATTTAaatttcctgccccattcccttgctgtcatgtctgtccatggtctcatgcactgctggaCTGAGGCTATCCACAAATTGAAGAATAATatcttatattccatctgggcaccctctaaatGGATGGCATTGACATAAACTTCTCCAGTTAGCTCctcgcccctccctcccccaatctttcCCTGTTTGCTTTTCCCAGCTCTGCTTCTACAGAGCCCCAAACAACACCCTCCCCtgccaattctcacctttcctcgaAGCTGTGTTCCATCCATACCCAATTAAcacctgttggtctgtactccttatcctgcccattcctccctccccagccttttaattcaagcgcctgtctgtttttttttactcataccttgaagaagggctcaggcccaaaacatcggttatacatctttacctctacctcctatggacattgtgagacctgctgagttctcccagcatttctgtttttactacaatcacagcatctgcagattttttgtgTTTAGCTCAATGTTGCCAGCACTGTTTACTGCACAGCTTCTCACCTACACCTCTCTAACCTTCACCAACCTTGTTTAAAAGCACGGTCTCTCACCTGCACCTCCTTCACCTGCAGCAACCCTGCTTCAATGCACCACCTCTCATCCTCATCAGCAACTCTCAACCCCTCCTTTTCTCCATTTTACAATCTAATAATTTATGCAACACCCTCAATGTTCAGCTATTTTTCTAGGTTATCCAACACTTTGCTAAAAACGCATGTACACAATTCTCTCCTTCTGTAAATTAAAACAGGAAGGCAACGAAACAaatgagaaagagaatcaaatcCACATAATTCAATAGTGGCTTTAACCACTTGGTCGCTTTACAGCCAAGAATTTGGATGTGCGGTCAATTTCATCTGTTTTTTGAGTGCTAAATATGAAATGAAGGGCCTCGGGCTCTGACAACTTTTTAATCACGTTGGGTGTTTGAAGCCAGGTGCCAAATAATAATTTGGCTTCACCACTAGAACGGACAGGAGGCCGTGCGGTTACGGAGGTTATGGGAGTGAAGGAGGCATTGAAGGAGGTGGCAGGATCCATGGACATTCGGTGTCTCTGAAAGGGCtctcttttaattttctttctcttcttggtaGGGACACTGGATGAAAGGTGTCTCTGTGTGCCTTCACAGGTCTAATTAAATTAAACAAATTCTCTGTATTTATGAACACAACAATAAGAGAACTTTGAAATGGAATGAAGCTGTACATATTGttcacagagaagatttattaatactaattatatacattttttttatagTTCAGGTAGAAAAGcttatacttggaatacaataaTGAACATTAGGTAATAAGTATCTTGGTTCACAAAAAGACCAAATATTAGTATGGGTTTGGAATTCCACATTTGAACTGCACTTAAGTAATAAAACAAGTTGAAATATTCTTTACGATGTCAAGAATTTTACTTACTGCTAGAATGTTTGTCAGCTGACTATAAAAGAGGCCAGACATCCCACCAATCATCACTAAGGCCATTAAGGTGGATATCCGCAGCAAGGCTAATTCATGTTGAAACATAAAGAGCTCCTTTttggaaaggaaacaaaaattcAGTTTTGTCAAGATTGCGTATTTGGGTTGAAAAGTGGCTATTATGAGAACATTAAACATTTTAACATCCAAAGTTCCAACATCCATGTTCCAAATTACAAATTTATAGAGTGCTGGATTTGTGTATCTTGATTCTGCATTGAATATTCAAAAATGATTATTTTTGTAATATTCTGATCCAtgctctgtgaacctggtgataTGCAAAAggattatctttttaaaaaaaaacgaaaaTGTGTTGAGGATGAGATTGCGAAGTTTGAAAGGTGCAGGTTTCAGAAAATGAACAGAAAATGCCctagtttaaaaaaatcaaatatacagtacatgaaaaaaaacactttaaTCTAATTACAAATAACCTGTGCACTCAATACTAGAAATTTTAACTAATCTATTTTAATCTTAGTctgattaagtttttttttgagaagagggAGATTTTAATGTATTTCATGCTTTAAATTGCAATTAGATTTTGAAGCAGCTCATCAATAAGGTGACTCGTATTTTGCAGGTTCCGCTGGAGACGCTGGGGAAACCAGAACCACTCTCTTTGATGAAACTACAAAATACTTTGACATATACTATAGGTTGGAAGTTTCAACTGCAATTTGGTACCAAGCCAACAATTCCAAATCTCTGCACCTTCCGACCATAATTCTTTAAGGAAAAACAATGCTTAGCAGTGTGTAAAATAGGAAGGGTCTAACTGTGCCTGCGCAGCAACTGAGAGTTGTTTGAAAAACTGGAAATCATTGCAAGGTTATTGTCTCCAGCAGTAGATGCAAATGGAAAGCATGTCATTGTAAGACGAGAGCAGAATCACTGGGGAGAGCACTTCCTGGCAGTTGGCCATCCTCTTGGCCTATGCTACTATACAGCTCAGTTCCTATAGCAACCTTACTCTGTTCCTTCTGCCATCAAGGCAGAATTGGCAAAACCATTCAGGAAGCGATACTATTGGTATATTGTTCCAAGCTACACATACATACTCATCTTTCTGTAGTCTTTAACAGTGATAAGTAGCTCTGAATAACCACAAGCCAAAGAAATTTGTCACAAGACCTTAAGAAGAGAATTGTTTTTTTTGTGCAACATTTTAGGTAATAGGAAGAACTGCATTGCGATGATTGTGTTCAATGTATGGCAGCTCAGAGTAGCTCACAGTTATGTTTACACAATGAATCATTCATCTTACCTTTTTTGTTTTTGTGAGAGGCTGGAGGTAGTAATATTGACAGAAATTGAACATCAACGTTAGGATACTCAAAAACTGCGTGTAGAAACACAGCAGCAGGAAGAGCCAGTGATTGTCTTCTCCTACACAATTATTTATCCTACAAGAAAATATTTCACCTGTAAGTATAAAGAAACTGGAGACAAGGGTGGGTGGAGTAGAATCATAGAGTCAAAcatcatggaaataggcccttttgCCCAACTTGTGCTCACTGACCATAATGTTCCGCACTGGTCCCACCtgtttgcatttggcccatatcctctaAACTTATCcaaccatgtatctgtccaaatatttccTAAATATTACAATAGAACATGCATCAACCACCttctccagcagcccgttccatacacccatcaccctctgggtaaaaaaatgttaccCCTTAAGTCTTGTTAAAACTTTCCCttcaccttaacccatgtcctctggttactgattccccgactcaagACAAAAGACTGcatgttcacctgatctattcctctcatgattttgtattcacccctcatcctcctgcaccccatggaataaagtcctaacctgcttagcCTCCTCCTAAAGCTCAGACCCGCGAGTCCTGACATCCTCTCTGCACCTTCCAACTTGACATCATTTTTCCTGCAGCAAGGTGTCCAAAACTGAACCCAATACTCAAAATggagcctcaccaacatcttgtaataAATGTAGCAAGATGAGGCCTCTCAACTTCTGTCCTCactactctgactgatgaaggccaacatgtcgAAAGCCTTTttttgtccaccctatctacatgtggctccactttcaaggaacagtaaaatccctggtatttggcacctatggggaatggTAAAAGCCAgatagtgaattttctggttactAAGACTGGATGTTGTGTGGTTGGTGAACCAACCACTAGggagcaccaattttaaacatgtattttttacTTGTtcattatccaatttttttttcctggttgcttgaattctggataaaagggaTGTTACTGTACTATGTACCGGCAGTTCAAGATTGTTCTACTCTAGAGAGGAATATAGATGTGGAAGAACAAACACAGCAAAAGCTGCATATTCACAGGAAGAAAAATATAACCAACAATTAAATCATGTGTGTGTACGTGAACACGCTTGAATGAAAAGCTTAGCGAAAACTTACCATGGGCAATGATGATCCATTTTTCGAACACAGTGCCCACATCGACTGCAGTGATGAGATCGCTTTGGTCTCATCTTGTTACATTTATTACAGATTTCCCAGTTTTGCCTTTCTGGAAAAACAAAGATAAATAgactttaaaaatattcaaattatCAACCATTccaatgttttttaaaaagtatttttgcAGAGACCCATTTCCTTATCAAAACAGGGAATGATTTGGTGCAATATATTTGCTCTAATTGCTGAAACCACATTAAAGAGTTATAGACTGCCTTCAACAGAAAAGGATTGTAGTTCCTGCCAAATAATTATTTGATTAGCAGTAGCACCAGTACAGCTGGACACCATGTAATAATGAGAGGGGGAGAGGTAGGTAACAAGAATCAGCCCCCATCATCAGATCAACacgcaaagtgctggagaaactcaacaggtcaggcagcatctatggaaaacaatagacagtcaatgttttgagttaTAAACATTTAATTGGGAAttatcctttgattccccatccaTTTGTGTGTTTCTCCAGTTCCCCccccatctgcagacttcttgtttcccCCTATCATCAGATCCCTGGGACAATCCCACAAAGTTACTgaaggttagcacaacacttttacagtgccagtgaacaGAGTTTGAATCTGGCATCGTCTGTAAGGAGCATATACTTTCACCCCTTttttgcatgagtttcctccaggtgctctggttttcttccacccttcTAAAGAATGTACaacagttgtaggtcaattgggtggtatgggctca
The Narcine bancroftii isolate sNarBan1 chromosome 1, sNarBan1.hap1, whole genome shotgun sequence genome window above contains:
- the zdhhc21 gene encoding palmitoyltransferase ZDHHC21 isoform X2, encoding MGLQVHLVYDPQGWCFVSVITFIWLYNTYYIPKLVLIPHYEEEHIPAALIVERQNWEICNKCNKMRPKRSHHCSRCGHCVRKMDHHCPWINNCVGEDNHWLFLLLCFYTQFLSILTLMFNFCQYYYLQPLTKTKKELFMFQHELALLRISTLMALVMIGGMSGLFYSQLTNILADVTTIEKMSNCLEETLKPRKPWQQTFSEVFGTRWKILWFIPFRQREPLRISYHHANHV
- the zdhhc21 gene encoding palmitoyltransferase ZDHHC21 isoform X3; protein product: MGLQVHLVYDPQGWCFVSVITFIWLYNTYYIPKLVLIPHYEEEHIPAALIVVYYLVSFLCVTSLVRASIADPGRLPQDPEIPYSERQNWEICNKCNKMRPKRSHHCSRCGHCVRKMDHHCPWINNCVGEDNHWLFLLLCFYTQFLSILTLMFNFCQYYYLQPLTKTKKELFMFQHELALLRISTLMALVMIGGMSGLFYSQLTNILARIGRTLCKVQVGIVNRGVAEE